In Desulfatiglans anilini DSM 4660, a single genomic region encodes these proteins:
- a CDS encoding lysophospholipid acyltransferase family protein has product MEKGAFRPHERLWLTAGSSVLAVLIRIYLGSCRLVRVEGGDLQREALGRSRGRAVFVTWHQRMLMLARYFGPRRLTVMISQSRDGEYGARVAAKLGFANVRGSSTRGGMRALRALSKAIREGGRGGMLADGPQGPPRVAKVGTVLSARDAGVPIIPVVWAADRCWVLNSWDRYMIPKPFARVAVFYGAPIWVPPKVRGEALESCRRGLEDRLNDLTRSADAYFGAERPWRRPKD; this is encoded by the coding sequence ATGGAAAAGGGAGCTTTCCGCCCGCACGAGCGTCTATGGCTGACCGCAGGTTCCTCCGTCTTGGCGGTCTTGATCCGGATTTATCTGGGGAGTTGCCGTCTGGTGCGGGTCGAAGGCGGTGATCTGCAGCGCGAGGCGCTCGGCCGTTCAAGGGGGAGGGCGGTCTTCGTCACGTGGCACCAGCGGATGCTGATGTTGGCGCGCTATTTCGGGCCGCGCCGTTTGACCGTCATGATCAGTCAGAGCCGCGACGGGGAGTACGGTGCCCGCGTTGCGGCGAAGCTCGGGTTCGCCAACGTGCGGGGCTCCTCGACACGCGGCGGCATGCGCGCCCTGCGTGCGCTTTCGAAGGCCATCCGGGAAGGCGGCCGCGGCGGGATGTTGGCGGACGGCCCCCAGGGACCTCCGCGGGTGGCGAAAGTGGGGACGGTGCTCTCGGCACGCGATGCGGGTGTCCCGATCATCCCGGTGGTGTGGGCTGCAGATCGATGCTGGGTCCTGAACTCCTGGGACCGTTATATGATCCCGAAACCCTTCGCCCGCGTGGCCGTCTTCTATGGAGCCCCCATCTGGGTGCCGCCGAAGGTCCGCGGGGAGGCATTGGAAAGCTGTAGGAGGGGGCTGGAGGACCGGTTGAACGACCTTACGCGGAGCGCCGATGCCTATTTCGGAGCGGAAAGACCCTGGAGGAGGCCGAAAGACTGA
- a CDS encoding DUF1015 domain-containing protein, whose translation MTIIAPFRGLTYSPDLFDQLPNLTAPPYDVISPEEQEGYYQKNPFNVIRLILGKKKTGDSDWDNPYTRAADLFRRWQSQGILRQADQPCMYVTALDYDPGNGEPRRTRWGVIAAVKIEEPDSGVILPHEKTFSAHKDDRLRLMRACGAQFSQIFGLYEDAENRVKGALNRVVERAPVLDFPFHDGTNHRMWEVDDPAVFRSISDTLADKRIFIADGHHRYETARNYRNLMRTRYGQQSPGRSYEYVMMYLSNMSDEGLTILPSHRLIKRVPGFDLDRFLERSSAWFEIEPVSLPKTPSDAEYMELRDSLAEAGRVTSAFALVLHGDERVFLFTLKPGARKEMGDDLHDSLKKLDVLVLSRLAFQKGMGFSREDLDNPELFFYQSGFRKAANDVRQGRYQLGFLLNPTRMEHVKEVAGNALVMPRKSTFFFPKVLTGLVFNKLDPDDVITVP comes from the coding sequence ATGACCATCATTGCCCCCTTCCGGGGGTTAACTTACAGCCCGGACCTTTTCGACCAGCTGCCGAACCTCACGGCCCCGCCCTATGACGTCATTTCACCGGAGGAGCAGGAAGGTTACTATCAGAAAAACCCCTTCAACGTGATCCGGTTGATCCTGGGCAAAAAAAAGACGGGGGACTCCGACTGGGACAATCCTTACACGCGCGCCGCAGACCTGTTCAGGCGATGGCAGTCCCAGGGGATTCTCCGGCAGGCGGATCAACCCTGCATGTACGTCACTGCGCTCGATTATGATCCAGGCAACGGGGAGCCCCGGCGGACCCGCTGGGGCGTCATCGCGGCCGTGAAGATCGAAGAGCCGGATTCCGGGGTGATCCTGCCCCACGAAAAGACCTTTTCGGCCCACAAAGACGACCGGCTGCGGCTCATGCGCGCCTGCGGCGCCCAGTTCAGCCAGATCTTCGGCCTTTACGAGGACGCTGAAAACCGGGTCAAGGGCGCCTTGAACCGTGTTGTCGAACGTGCCCCCGTGTTGGATTTTCCGTTTCATGACGGGACAAACCACCGCATGTGGGAGGTCGATGATCCGGCCGTCTTCAGGTCCATTTCGGACACGCTTGCGGACAAGCGCATTTTCATTGCCGACGGACATCATCGCTACGAGACCGCCCGGAATTACCGCAACCTGATGCGGACGAGATACGGGCAGCAGAGCCCCGGGCGATCGTATGAGTACGTCATGATGTATCTGTCCAACATGAGCGACGAGGGCCTGACCATCCTGCCCTCACACCGCTTGATCAAGCGGGTGCCGGGATTCGACCTCGACCGGTTCCTGGAGCGGTCAAGCGCCTGGTTCGAGATCGAACCGGTGTCTTTGCCCAAAACGCCTTCCGATGCGGAGTACATGGAGCTGAGGGACTCGCTGGCCGAGGCCGGCCGGGTGACGAGCGCCTTCGCCCTCGTGCTGCACGGTGATGAACGGGTGTTTCTGTTCACCCTCAAACCGGGCGCGCGGAAGGAGATGGGGGACGACTTGCATGACTCTCTGAAGAAGCTCGATGTCCTCGTCCTGTCACGGCTCGCCTTCCAGAAGGGTATGGGTTTCAGCCGCGAAGACCTGGACAACCCGGAACTGTTTTTTTATCAGAGCGGTTTTCGCAAGGCGGCGAACGATGTCCGGCAGGGGCGCTACCAGCTGGGATTCCTTCTCAACCCGACGCGTATGGAGCACGTGAAGGAGGTGGCAGGCAACGCCCTCGTCATGCCGCGCAAGTCGACCTTCTTCTTTCCCAAGGTCCTGACCGGCCTGGTCTTCAATAAACTCGATCCCGACGATGTCATCACCGTTCCCTGA
- a CDS encoding amidohydrolase family protein: METLAHRPDLVVSGGTLLTMVDGAAPLEKATIRIRSGLIIGIDTTPEGQTADADALDHIDATGCIVMPGLVNAHTHAAMTLFRGYADDLPLQQWLFERIFPAEAAFLSDDTVYWGALLGCLEMIASGTTCFADGYFFQDATARAVRKAGLRAVIAQGVIDFPAPGVPDPADNIREACAFMKRWQGASDRITPGLFCHSPLTCSAATLKAGAEAAERYGTPFQIHLSETRSEVDQILQQTAKRPVFYLDDLGVLNDRMTAAHAVHLDRDEMGLIKERGVRLVNVPESNMKLASGVAPVTGLLRLGIPMGLGTDGCCSNNNLDMFQEMDTAAKVSKVFSADPVALTARDALRMATSLGAAVLGLEGRIGTIEAGKAADLIVVDLQKPHLRPVYNPYSALVYAASGGDVRDTIVEGRILMRNRSFLTLDANEIMRKVSAVAQRITAAAAGPNQTSAPPAATQET; the protein is encoded by the coding sequence TTGGAAACTCTTGCCCATAGGCCGGATCTGGTCGTCTCCGGCGGTACCCTGTTGACGATGGTCGATGGGGCAGCGCCTCTCGAGAAGGCAACGATCCGCATTCGTTCAGGCCTCATCATCGGGATCGACACCACACCGGAGGGGCAAACCGCTGACGCGGACGCCCTCGACCACATCGATGCCACAGGGTGCATCGTCATGCCCGGGCTCGTCAATGCCCACACCCACGCCGCCATGACCCTGTTCCGGGGATATGCCGACGACCTTCCCCTCCAACAATGGCTCTTTGAACGGATCTTCCCCGCCGAAGCAGCCTTCCTCTCCGACGACACGGTTTACTGGGGAGCCCTTCTCGGGTGTCTGGAGATGATCGCTTCGGGGACGACCTGTTTTGCCGATGGCTACTTTTTCCAGGACGCGACGGCGCGAGCGGTCCGCAAGGCCGGGCTCCGCGCTGTCATCGCCCAGGGCGTCATCGACTTTCCAGCGCCGGGGGTGCCCGACCCGGCAGACAATATCCGCGAGGCCTGCGCCTTCATGAAGCGTTGGCAAGGGGCATCGGACCGGATCACCCCGGGGCTCTTCTGCCACAGCCCCCTGACGTGTTCGGCCGCCACCCTGAAAGCCGGCGCAGAGGCGGCCGAGCGCTACGGAACCCCTTTCCAGATTCACCTGTCCGAGACCCGCAGCGAAGTAGACCAAATCCTGCAGCAGACTGCCAAAAGGCCCGTCTTCTACCTCGATGATCTCGGTGTCCTCAACGACCGCATGACGGCCGCCCACGCCGTCCACCTCGACAGGGACGAAATGGGCCTGATCAAAGAGCGCGGTGTCAGGCTGGTCAACGTGCCCGAAAGCAACATGAAACTCGCTTCCGGTGTCGCCCCGGTCACCGGCCTGTTACGGCTGGGCATACCCATGGGCCTCGGAACCGACGGCTGCTGTTCGAACAACAACCTCGACATGTTCCAGGAGATGGACACCGCCGCCAAGGTGAGCAAGGTTTTCAGCGCGGATCCCGTCGCCCTGACGGCCCGGGATGCACTCCGGATGGCCACCTCGCTGGGGGCTGCCGTGCTCGGACTGGAGGGTCGGATCGGCACCATCGAAGCCGGTAAAGCGGCCGATCTGATTGTTGTCGATCTCCAAAAACCGCACCTCCGACCCGTTTACAACCCTTATTCCGCACTGGTCTACGCCGCCTCCGGCGGAGATGTGCGGGACACCATCGTCGAGGGACGCATCTTGATGCGCAACCGTTCCTTCCTGACGCTGGACGCGAATGAAATCATGCGCAAGGTCTCGGCCGTCGCACAGAGGATAACGGCCGCAGCAGCCGGACCGAACCAGACGAGCGCCCCGCCGGCAGCGACCCAGGAGACATGA
- the tkt gene encoding transketolase has protein sequence MSLELDTLCINTIRMLSADGVEEARSGHPGMPMGAATMAYLLWTRFMRYNPEDPAWADRDRFVLSAGHGSMLLYSLLHLTGYDLTLDDLKQFRQWESRTPGHPEYGQTPGVETTTGPLGQGFANAVGMAMAERYLAAHFNRPGFDIVDHYTYAIVSDGDLMEGVSHEAASLAGHLGLGKLVFLYDDNHISIEGSTDITFTEDRAARFRAYGWHVQEVSDGNDLDALEEALRAARSETARPSLIAVRTHIGFGSPGKQDTPGAHGEPLGAEELARTKAHLGWPAGPAFHVPEEALQRFREAGRQAASAQEAWESLFAEYSSAHPGLADEWRLWMSAGLPGGWDEALPVFEADKKGPASRAASGTVLNALAGKLKNLFGGSADLAPSNKTLIKGEEDFKGPAFTGRNIRFGVREHGMGGILNGMALHGGIRPYGGTFLIFSDYMRPSIRLASLMRLRVIYVFTHDSIGLGEDGPTHQPIEQLAALRAIPGLTVIRPADANETREAWRAAVRMTEGPVALALTRQGLPTLDRAALGPAEMLSRGAYTLWQSPEGKPEIILIGTGSELHIVIDAAAKLSDEGHRVRVVSMPSWELFERQPAAYRKEVLPEDVTRRIAVEAGSPMGWHRYVGADGVVVGIERFGASAPYQILYEQFGLTVAAVLEKARELLSK, from the coding sequence ATGTCTCTGGAATTGGATACCCTGTGCATCAATACCATCCGGATGCTGTCGGCCGACGGCGTCGAAGAAGCGCGCTCAGGGCACCCTGGAATGCCCATGGGCGCCGCCACGATGGCTTACCTGCTGTGGACCCGTTTCATGCGCTACAACCCGGAAGACCCCGCCTGGGCCGACCGGGACCGTTTCGTCCTCTCGGCCGGACACGGCTCCATGCTGCTCTACAGCCTGCTTCACCTGACCGGATACGATCTCACCCTCGACGACCTGAAGCAGTTCCGGCAATGGGAAAGCAGGACACCCGGCCACCCCGAATACGGGCAGACTCCTGGGGTCGAGACCACCACCGGCCCGCTCGGACAGGGATTCGCCAACGCCGTCGGCATGGCCATGGCAGAGCGGTACCTCGCCGCGCACTTCAACCGCCCGGGCTTCGACATCGTCGACCACTACACGTACGCGATCGTCAGCGACGGAGATCTGATGGAAGGGGTTTCGCACGAAGCGGCATCCCTCGCAGGGCACCTCGGCCTCGGAAAACTCGTTTTTCTATACGACGACAATCATATCTCCATCGAAGGCAGCACGGACATCACTTTCACGGAAGACCGGGCGGCACGGTTCAGGGCCTACGGCTGGCACGTCCAGGAGGTCTCCGATGGAAACGATCTCGATGCCCTCGAAGAAGCCCTCCGTGCGGCACGATCCGAGACGGCACGCCCCTCCCTGATCGCGGTCCGCACCCACATCGGATTCGGCAGCCCGGGGAAACAGGACACGCCGGGTGCGCACGGAGAACCGCTGGGGGCCGAAGAGCTTGCCAGAACCAAGGCCCACCTGGGCTGGCCGGCGGGGCCCGCCTTCCATGTCCCCGAAGAAGCCCTGCAACGTTTTCGTGAGGCAGGCCGTCAGGCAGCCTCCGCGCAGGAGGCCTGGGAATCCCTTTTCGCGGAATACAGCTCAGCCCACCCTGGCCTGGCGGACGAATGGCGCCTATGGATGAGCGCCGGCCTGCCGGGGGGATGGGACGAAGCCCTGCCGGTCTTCGAAGCGGACAAGAAGGGACCCGCCAGCCGGGCGGCCTCCGGAACGGTTCTGAATGCCCTCGCGGGCAAGCTCAAAAACCTTTTCGGTGGTTCGGCCGACCTGGCCCCCTCGAACAAAACGCTGATCAAAGGGGAAGAAGATTTCAAGGGGCCGGCCTTTACAGGCCGCAATATCCGTTTCGGCGTCAGGGAACACGGCATGGGCGGCATCCTGAACGGCATGGCGCTTCACGGCGGGATCCGGCCCTATGGCGGTACATTCCTGATCTTCTCGGACTATATGCGGCCATCCATCCGCCTGGCTTCGTTGATGCGGCTTCGGGTCATCTACGTTTTCACCCATGACAGCATCGGCCTAGGCGAAGACGGTCCGACCCACCAGCCGATCGAACAACTGGCCGCCCTGCGAGCCATTCCCGGCCTGACGGTCATCCGCCCGGCGGATGCCAACGAAACGCGAGAGGCATGGCGGGCGGCCGTCCGCATGACCGAAGGACCGGTCGCCCTGGCCCTCACGCGTCAAGGCCTGCCGACGCTCGATCGCGCGGCACTGGGCCCGGCCGAAATGCTGTCCCGCGGCGCCTACACCCTGTGGCAGAGCCCAGAGGGCAAACCCGAAATCATCCTGATCGGAACGGGTTCGGAGCTTCACATCGTAATCGATGCCGCAGCGAAGCTCTCGGATGAAGGACACCGTGTCCGGGTCGTATCCATGCCCTCCTGGGAACTCTTCGAACGGCAGCCGGCTGCCTACCGGAAAGAGGTCCTCCCCGAAGATGTGACCCGCCGGATCGCCGTCGAGGCCGGCAGCCCGATGGGCTGGCACCGATACGTGGGCGCAGACGGCGTCGTGGTCGGAATCGAGCGCTTCGGTGCATCGGCGCCCTATCAGATCCTGTATGAGCAATTCGGACTGACCGTGGCCGCCGTCCTCGAAAAGGCGCGTGAACTTCTCTCGAAATGA
- a CDS encoding tRNA1(Val) (adenine(37)-N6)-methyltransferase, with the protein MSSPFPEVAIGPDESLDAILGGRLQFIQSRDGYRFSVDALLLADFATIRDHDVLVDLGTGCGVIPILLLHTRPIAYAVGLEIQSELASQAIRNVRLNGFDRRMSVVRGDLRALPLKGGSADVVVCNPPYRKLDSGRINPDARRAIARHEIMASLDDILAAARHLLRKRGRIAFVYPSVRLVDAFARMRRFGFEPKQVQFHYPNLKSGAKMAFIEGSPGGRAEVRVLPPILDQGAFSINVPS; encoded by the coding sequence ATGTCATCACCGTTCCCTGAGGTCGCGATCGGACCCGACGAATCCTTGGACGCCATTTTGGGCGGGCGGCTGCAATTCATCCAGTCGAGGGACGGGTATCGTTTTTCTGTGGATGCCTTGCTGCTCGCCGACTTCGCCACGATCAGGGACCACGACGTACTGGTGGACCTGGGGACGGGATGCGGCGTCATCCCGATCCTGCTGCTGCACACCCGGCCGATCGCTTATGCAGTGGGGTTGGAGATTCAGTCCGAACTGGCCTCTCAGGCGATCAGGAACGTCCGACTGAACGGCTTCGACCGCCGGATGTCCGTAGTGAGAGGCGACTTGCGTGCCTTGCCCCTGAAGGGCGGGTCAGCGGATGTGGTCGTCTGCAACCCGCCTTACCGGAAGCTCGACAGCGGGCGCATCAATCCTGATGCGCGAAGGGCCATCGCCCGGCACGAGATCATGGCCTCCCTGGATGACATCCTGGCGGCGGCCCGTCACCTGCTCCGGAAGCGCGGCCGGATCGCGTTCGTCTACCCCTCGGTGCGTCTGGTCGATGCCTTCGCGCGTATGCGCCGCTTCGGTTTCGAGCCGAAACAGGTCCAGTTCCACTATCCCAATCTGAAATCCGGTGCAAAGATGGCCTTCATCGAAGGAAGCCCGGGCGGCCGCGCAGAGGTACGGGTGCTGCCGCCGATCCTGGACCAGGGGGCCTTTTCGATCAATGTCCCATCCTGA
- the ilvD gene encoding dihydroxy-acid dehydratase, with translation MSKRSDLMLQGAERAPHRSLLRADGFCDWEMERPIIGIANSFNEIIPGHIHLDRLVDAVKAGIYAAGGTPMVFNTIGVCDGIAMNHEGMKYSLPSRELIADSVEIMAMAHPFDGLVLLASCDKIIPGMLIAAARLNIPAIFLSGGPMLPGRVAGREMGLDKVFEAVGALKSGRITSEDLHSYECGACPGAGSCSGMFTANTMSNLSEALGMSLPYNGSAPAVYSDRVHLAKETGMKAVELVRSNLRPRDIMTREAFGNAIAADMALGGSTNTALHLPAIAYYADVDLTLKDFDPYTARIPHLTSMAPAGPHHIIDLYHAGGVPAILAELGQAGLIDLETRTVYGTRLGEMLERIGAGIRDTKVIRPVKDPVHSTGGLAVLTGNLAPEGAIVKQAAVAPEMLQHRGPARIFSSEEDAVAAITGGRIQKGDVLVIRYEGPRGGPGMREMLSPTSVLAGMGMDKDVALITDGRFSGATRGSSIGHVSPEAAAGGPIAAVEEGDTIEIDIPGKSLRLNLSDEAIAERLSRLPAFEPKVRHGYLGRYARMVSSADKGAVFER, from the coding sequence ATGAGTAAACGAAGCGACCTGATGCTGCAAGGCGCCGAAAGGGCCCCGCACCGCTCACTCTTGCGGGCCGACGGCTTTTGCGACTGGGAAATGGAAAGGCCGATCATCGGGATCGCCAATTCCTTCAACGAAATCATCCCTGGACACATCCATCTCGACCGTCTGGTGGACGCCGTCAAGGCCGGCATCTACGCGGCAGGGGGCACGCCGATGGTCTTCAACACCATCGGGGTGTGCGACGGAATCGCCATGAACCACGAAGGGATGAAGTACTCCCTCCCGAGCCGCGAACTCATCGCAGACTCGGTTGAAATCATGGCGATGGCCCACCCCTTCGACGGGCTCGTCCTCCTCGCCTCATGCGACAAGATCATCCCCGGGATGCTGATCGCCGCCGCCCGCTTGAACATACCGGCGATCTTCCTCTCCGGTGGCCCCATGCTGCCGGGCAGGGTGGCCGGACGCGAGATGGGACTCGACAAGGTCTTTGAGGCGGTCGGCGCCCTCAAGAGCGGCCGGATCACTTCTGAAGACCTGCACAGCTACGAGTGCGGAGCATGCCCGGGGGCCGGCTCCTGCTCCGGAATGTTCACCGCCAACACTATGAGCAACCTGTCGGAGGCCCTCGGGATGTCGCTCCCGTATAACGGCAGCGCACCGGCAGTCTACTCCGACCGGGTCCATCTGGCGAAGGAAACCGGCATGAAGGCGGTCGAGCTCGTCCGCAGCAACCTGCGGCCGCGTGATATCATGACGCGGGAGGCCTTCGGGAATGCCATCGCCGCGGACATGGCCCTTGGCGGATCGACGAACACCGCCCTCCACCTGCCGGCCATTGCCTACTACGCGGATGTGGACCTTACCCTCAAGGATTTCGACCCCTACACCGCCAGGATCCCCCATCTGACCTCCATGGCGCCCGCCGGACCGCACCACATCATCGACCTCTACCATGCCGGCGGCGTGCCCGCGATCCTGGCGGAGCTCGGCCAGGCCGGATTGATCGACCTCGAAACCCGGACCGTCTACGGGACCCGACTGGGGGAAATGCTCGAGCGGATCGGGGCCGGCATCCGGGACACGAAGGTGATCCGGCCGGTAAAGGACCCCGTCCACTCCACGGGGGGGCTGGCTGTCCTGACGGGCAATCTGGCCCCGGAAGGCGCCATCGTCAAACAGGCCGCCGTCGCGCCGGAGATGCTCCAGCATAGGGGGCCGGCCCGGATATTCAGCAGCGAGGAAGATGCCGTGGCAGCCATCACGGGCGGCCGGATCCAAAAGGGGGATGTGCTGGTTATCCGTTACGAGGGCCCCCGGGGAGGTCCAGGGATGCGGGAGATGCTCAGCCCGACATCGGTGCTGGCCGGGATGGGGATGGACAAGGACGTGGCGCTCATCACGGACGGTCGCTTCTCGGGGGCCACCCGCGGGTCCTCCATCGGGCACGTCTCGCCCGAAGCCGCGGCCGGCGGCCCTATCGCCGCCGTCGAGGAGGGCGATACGATCGAAATCGACATCCCGGGCAAGAGCCTGCGTCTCAATCTTTCCGATGAAGCGATCGCCGAAAGGCTGAGCCGGCTGCCGGCGTTCGAACCCAAGGTGCGGCATGGCTACCTCGGTCGCTACGCCCGAATGGTCTCCAGCGCGGACAAAGGCGCCGTCTTCGAGCGCTAA
- a CDS encoding DUF721 domain-containing protein, with translation MEYTKKTLMPIKDILAEILESRSSPLGQGLYPILRIWEQVMGKAIAEHARPVYFKDAVLKVSVTDPVWMQELTYREPEIKEKLDLALGRNVVRKVVFRMGH, from the coding sequence ATGGAATATACGAAAAAAACACTGATGCCCATCAAAGATATTCTGGCGGAGATCCTGGAAAGCCGAAGCTCCCCGCTGGGGCAGGGTCTCTACCCCATCCTGCGGATCTGGGAACAGGTCATGGGAAAGGCCATCGCCGAACACGCGCGGCCGGTATATTTCAAAGACGCCGTGTTGAAGGTGAGCGTGACCGATCCGGTCTGGATGCAGGAACTGACCTACCGGGAGCCCGAGATCAAGGAAAAGCTCGATCTCGCCCTCGGCCGGAATGTCGTGCGGAAGGTCGTTTTCAGGATGGGACATTGA
- a CDS encoding TVP38/TMEM64 family protein — translation MPTEASPLKPISKHTWIKAAGLLLFFLTALLLIRSPEFRQWLDPGVIEPVVKSFGLWGPAIFVLFYATALCLLVPSSILSMLGAALFGINLGFFCVWIGAILGASAAFLIARTLGRDFAAAMIGNRLKRFDHAFKTNGFVTVLYIRLLNMPFTYVNFGIGLTGVRFGPYVIATALGMIISLFTFVFLGGVLKDAWVTGNWHALFSVESFAVAGLYAFSFFIPKLLKKLHLI, via the coding sequence ATGCCAACAGAAGCAAGCCCTCTAAAACCCATCTCGAAGCATACGTGGATCAAGGCGGCGGGTCTGCTGCTGTTTTTCCTGACGGCGCTGCTGCTTATCCGCTCGCCGGAATTCAGGCAGTGGCTCGACCCGGGCGTCATCGAGCCGGTCGTCAAGAGTTTCGGCCTCTGGGGCCCGGCGATCTTCGTCCTGTTTTACGCCACCGCACTCTGCCTGCTGGTTCCATCGAGCATTCTCAGCATGCTCGGTGCCGCCCTCTTCGGGATCAATCTGGGGTTTTTCTGCGTCTGGATCGGGGCCATTCTGGGGGCCAGCGCCGCTTTTCTGATCGCCCGTACCCTTGGGCGCGACTTCGCCGCGGCCATGATCGGCAACCGGCTCAAACGTTTCGACCACGCCTTCAAAACCAACGGGTTCGTGACCGTCCTCTACATTCGATTGCTGAATATGCCTTTTACGTATGTCAATTTCGGCATCGGCCTGACCGGGGTCCGCTTCGGCCCTTATGTCATCGCCACGGCCCTCGGCATGATCATCAGCCTCTTTACGTTCGTTTTCCTTGGAGGGGTCCTGAAGGACGCCTGGGTCACCGGCAACTGGCACGCTCTTTTTTCCGTCGAGTCCTTTGCAGTGGCGGGGCTTTATGCCTTCTCCTTCTTCATCCCGAAGCTGCTGAAGAAGCTCCACCTCATCTAA
- a CDS encoding M23 family metallopeptidase, whose product MLAFSVLVLVVAGLGWFLWGIFEGVKPTLDLKPLPEFLSANQKFTITTSDANRGLRRIQAIVTQEGREVTVAEETFPFIGFSNKEGQHRFEMEYTVDPEALSLAQGLVELQVSVWDYSRRNGGDGNRSIVQHKMVVDTIPPALRAISASHYINVGGTGMVVYETSSDAVETGVYVDDLFFPGYPANDAKGSGAHACYFALPLDTQGKPAIHLWARDQAGNSARAGFYYQVRNKRFRSDSINVSDGFLNKILPYFTSVKFEPQATLLERFLKINRDLRRENADTFYAMRTETAPRQLWEGTWLRLKNAANMARFGDRRSYFYNGQKIDEQTHMGIDLASLANSPVEAANNGRVIFSGPLGIYGTTVVLDHGQGLASIYSHLSVSHVQKGQEIAKGAILGLTGQTGLAGGDHLHFGVMVNGIPVNPIEWWDSHWIQDNVTRKLALLN is encoded by the coding sequence ATGCTGGCATTTTCCGTGCTGGTCCTGGTCGTGGCGGGTTTAGGCTGGTTCCTTTGGGGCATCTTCGAAGGGGTCAAACCCACCCTCGATCTCAAACCGCTGCCGGAGTTCCTTTCGGCCAACCAGAAATTCACGATCACGACATCGGACGCCAACCGGGGACTGCGGCGGATCCAGGCCATTGTGACGCAGGAGGGACGTGAGGTCACGGTGGCGGAGGAGACCTTTCCGTTCATAGGATTTTCCAACAAAGAGGGGCAGCATCGTTTCGAGATGGAATACACCGTCGATCCGGAAGCGCTTTCGCTGGCCCAGGGCCTCGTGGAACTCCAAGTATCGGTCTGGGACTACTCACGACGAAACGGGGGGGACGGCAACCGGTCGATCGTGCAGCACAAGATGGTGGTCGATACCATCCCGCCGGCCCTCAGGGCGATCAGCGCCTCCCATTACATCAACGTGGGGGGCACCGGCATGGTGGTTTATGAAACTTCATCCGATGCTGTAGAGACCGGCGTATACGTCGATGACCTCTTTTTCCCCGGCTACCCCGCGAACGATGCCAAAGGAAGCGGGGCTCATGCCTGTTATTTCGCTCTGCCCCTGGACACCCAGGGAAAGCCTGCCATCCATCTGTGGGCACGCGATCAGGCGGGGAACTCCGCCAGGGCCGGCTTCTACTATCAGGTTCGGAACAAGCGCTTCCGCTCCGACTCGATCAATGTCAGCGACGGCTTTCTGAACAAGATCCTGCCCTACTTCACCTCCGTGAAGTTCGAGCCCCAGGCCACCTTGCTGGAGCGTTTTTTGAAGATCAACCGAGACCTTCGCCGCGAAAACGCCGACACGTTTTACGCGATGCGCACCGAAACCGCCCCCCGGCAGCTGTGGGAAGGGACCTGGCTCCGGCTCAAAAACGCAGCCAACATGGCCCGCTTCGGCGACCGCCGCAGCTATTTCTACAACGGGCAGAAGATCGATGAGCAGACGCATATGGGGATCGACCTGGCTTCGCTCGCCAATTCACCCGTGGAGGCCGCCAACAACGGCAGGGTGATTTTCTCCGGCCCCCTTGGGATCTATGGGACCACAGTCGTCTTGGACCATGGCCAGGGGCTCGCCTCCATCTATTCGCACCTGAGCGTCAGCCACGTGCAGAAGGGCCAGGAAATCGCAAAGGGAGCAATCCTGGGGCTGACCGGGCAGACGGGCCTCGCCGGAGGCGACCATCTGCACTTCGGGGTCATGGTCAACGGAATCCCTGTCAATCCGATCGAATGGTGGGACAGCCACTGGATCCAGGACAATGTAACGCGCAAACTCGCGCTGCTGAACTAG